From a single Macrobrachium rosenbergii isolate ZJJX-2024 chromosome 7, ASM4041242v1, whole genome shotgun sequence genomic region:
- the LOC136840184 gene encoding single insulin-like growth factor-binding domain protein-2 isoform X3: MASYFKLLLCISLAVVTVSGRFPICSDCRLVRCEGDPGTLICPFGVVRSECRCCYECRKGPGEECGGPMNVLGTCAEGLICGTGETGGRHCLGV, translated from the exons ATGGCTTCGTACTTCAAGCTCCTGCTGTGCATTTCCTTGGCTGTTGTCAC cGTTTCTGGGCGGTTCCCCATTTGTAGTGATTGTCGGTTGGTCAGGTGTGAGGGAGACCCCGGGACACTTATCTGCCCTTTCGGGGTAGTAAGGAGCGAGTGTAGATGCTGCTATGAATGTCGCAAG GGCCCAGGTGAAGAGTGCGGTGGCCCTATGAACGTCTTAGGCACCTGCGCTGAAGGGCTGATCTGTGGCACAGGAGAAACGGGAGGACGTCATTGCCTGGGAGTTTGA
- the LOC136840507 gene encoding single insulin-like growth factor-binding domain protein-2, with amino-acid sequence MASHFKLLLCFSLAIVAVSGLTCINCATVKCASPESLNCQYGAVERQCGCCYECRKGVGEECGGPLNIYGTCAEGLICKGGDGTLRRGRCKARRP; translated from the exons ATGGCTTCGCACTTCAAGCTGCTGCTGTGCTTTTCCCTGGCAATTGTCGC CGTTTCTGGATTGACCTGTATCAACTGTGCAACAGTTAAATGTGCCAGTCCTGAGTCACTGAACTGCCAGTATGGGGCAGTAGAGAGGCAGTGCGGATGCTGCTATGAATGTCGTAAG GGTGTGGGCGAAGAGTGCGGTGGCCCCTTGAACATCTATGGCACTTGCGCTGAGGGGTTGATTTGTAAGGGTGGGGACGGGACACTAAGACGAGGTCGCTGCAAGGCCCGGCGACCATAA